One part of the Polycyclovorans algicola TG408 genome encodes these proteins:
- a CDS encoding ATP-binding cassette domain-containing protein produces MLLAFREVSLRLGSTVLLDAADLTIEPGERICLIGRNGAGKSTLMRVASGEVKPEDGEVVRMTGLKIARLEQDVPRAEVISVYDMVAQGLGDLGAVLAEYHHLTLDPDPDLKRMGQLQSRLDAENGWLLEARVTSVVEQLELPADASFGALSGGMKRRVLLGRALVSEPDLLMLDEPTNHLDIPSIQWLEGFLKQFAGAILFITHDRAFLRALATRILELDRGELTSWPGDYDNFLRRKAERLHAEEQDRARFDKRMAEEEVWIRKGVQARRTRDMGRVKRLMEMRQQFAARRNATGVAKMNIQEADRSGKLVAELTDVSFGWDGATLIRNLTTSLIRGDKLGIIGANGAGKTTLLHLLLGTLAPTSGAVKLGTKLEIAYFDQLRAQLDPNSAVIDNIADGKDFVEMNGKQRHVISYLQDFLFTPDRARSPVRALSGGERNRLLLARLFARPANLLVLDEPTNDLDVETLELLEERVTDFEGTVIVVSHDREFLDRVVTRSLVFEAEGRVVDVAGGYADWQRERGGTARLVRPVAAAPATVVVVKPAPAAAKPAVASLSSDEKRELDRLPRRIEKLEAEQQQFGEAMSRPEFFSQPADKIEAAQRRLKAVEAELAEAYGRWESLEGRRGG; encoded by the coding sequence ATGTTGCTGGCGTTTCGTGAAGTGTCGCTGCGCCTCGGCAGCACGGTGTTGCTGGACGCGGCTGACCTGACCATAGAGCCGGGCGAGCGGATCTGCCTGATCGGCCGCAACGGCGCCGGCAAGTCGACCTTGATGCGCGTCGCCAGCGGTGAGGTCAAGCCCGAAGACGGCGAAGTGGTGCGCATGACCGGTCTGAAGATCGCGCGGCTGGAGCAGGACGTGCCGCGCGCCGAGGTGATCAGTGTTTACGACATGGTCGCCCAGGGGCTGGGTGACCTGGGCGCGGTGTTGGCCGAGTACCACCATCTGACCTTGGACCCGGACCCGGATCTGAAGCGTATGGGCCAGTTGCAGTCGCGGCTGGATGCCGAGAACGGCTGGTTGCTCGAGGCCCGCGTCACCAGCGTCGTCGAGCAGCTGGAACTGCCAGCCGATGCCAGCTTTGGCGCGCTGTCGGGCGGCATGAAGCGCCGCGTGCTGCTCGGTCGCGCGCTGGTCAGCGAGCCGGATCTGCTGATGCTCGATGAGCCGACCAACCACCTCGACATTCCCAGCATCCAGTGGCTCGAAGGCTTTCTGAAGCAGTTTGCCGGCGCGATTCTGTTCATCACGCACGATCGCGCCTTCTTGCGCGCCCTCGCGACGCGCATTCTCGAACTCGACCGCGGCGAGCTGACCAGCTGGCCGGGTGATTACGACAATTTTCTGCGCCGCAAGGCCGAACGGCTGCACGCCGAAGAGCAGGACCGGGCCCGCTTCGACAAGCGCATGGCCGAAGAAGAAGTGTGGATTCGCAAAGGGGTGCAGGCGCGCCGCACCCGAGACATGGGGCGCGTCAAGCGGCTGATGGAAATGCGTCAGCAGTTTGCCGCACGCCGCAACGCGACCGGCGTTGCCAAGATGAACATTCAGGAGGCGGACCGCAGCGGCAAGCTGGTGGCCGAGCTCACCGACGTCAGCTTCGGCTGGGACGGCGCAACGCTGATCCGCAACCTGACCACCAGCCTGATTCGCGGCGACAAGCTCGGCATCATCGGTGCCAACGGAGCCGGCAAGACGACCCTGCTGCACCTGCTGCTGGGCACCTTGGCACCCACTTCAGGTGCGGTGAAGCTGGGCACCAAACTCGAAATTGCTTACTTCGACCAGTTGCGTGCCCAACTCGACCCCAACTCCGCGGTCATCGACAACATCGCCGACGGCAAGGACTTCGTCGAGATGAATGGCAAGCAGCGCCACGTCATCAGCTACCTGCAGGATTTTCTGTTCACCCCGGACCGCGCCCGTTCGCCGGTGCGCGCGCTGTCGGGTGGTGAGCGTAACCGCCTGTTGCTGGCGCGGCTGTTCGCCCGTCCGGCCAACCTGCTGGTGCTCGACGAACCGACCAACGATCTCGACGTGGAAACCCTGGAGCTGCTCGAAGAGCGGGTCACCGATTTCGAGGGCACCGTGATTGTTGTCAGCCACGACCGTGAGTTTCTCGACCGCGTGGTCACCCGCTCGTTGGTGTTCGAGGCCGAGGGCCGTGTGGTCGATGTCGCCGGCGGTTATGCGGACTGGCAGCGCGAGCGTGGCGGCACGGCACGTTTGGTGCGTCCCGTCGCCGCCGCGCCAGCCACTGTGGTGGTCGTCAAGCCCGCCCCCGCTGCCGCCAAGCCCGCGGTGGCCAGTCTGAGCAGCGATGAGAAACGCGAGCTGGACCGGCTGCCGCGCCGCATCGAAAAGCTGGAAGCCGAGCAGCAGCAGTTCGGTGAGGCCATGAGCCGACCGGAGTTCTTCAGCCAGCCCGCCGACAAGATCGAGGCCGCGCAACGGCGACTCAAGGCCGTCGAAGCCGAATTGGCCGAGGCATACGGCCGCTGGGAGTCGCTGGAAGGCCGTCGCGGCGGCTGA
- a CDS encoding iron-containing alcohol dehydrogenase, which produces MSKSYYEFFCPVKIIAGHSALEHIPFELSTLGAKRPMVLTDAGVRKAGLLAPVEAALNSGGIEVAAVFDDVPPDSSLATVRAAAALYREHDCDAILAIGGGSVIDTSKAVNILVSLGGDDLKVYAGAHNLPHPLKPQFVIPTTSGTGSEVTLAAVISDPERSVKLPFASYYLMPNATILDPRMTLTLPAHITAMTGMDAMTHAVEAYTCLAANPISDAYATAAIQKIANNLLTAIDEPKNADARLELAQASTMAGIAFSNAMVGLVHSLGHATGAVCHLPHGLCMSLYLPYALEFNKSVNGARIGELLLPLAGAEVYAKTPPAQRAQAAIDFIRRLRDQLHAKTQLPRTLQETGKVRRDQLGEIADRALNDGSIIFNPKEADLGQLEAILEKAWG; this is translated from the coding sequence ATGAGTAAGTCGTATTACGAATTTTTCTGCCCGGTCAAAATCATCGCCGGCCACAGCGCGCTGGAACACATTCCCTTCGAGCTGAGCACCCTGGGTGCCAAGCGACCGATGGTGCTCACCGACGCGGGCGTGCGCAAGGCAGGCCTGTTGGCGCCGGTGGAAGCCGCGCTGAACAGCGGCGGCATCGAGGTTGCAGCGGTGTTCGACGACGTACCGCCCGACTCCAGTCTGGCGACCGTCCGCGCCGCCGCCGCCCTGTATCGCGAGCACGACTGCGATGCCATTCTCGCCATCGGCGGTGGTTCGGTGATCGACACCAGCAAGGCGGTGAACATTCTCGTCTCGCTAGGCGGTGATGATCTGAAGGTCTATGCCGGCGCGCACAACCTGCCGCACCCGCTCAAGCCCCAGTTCGTGATTCCCACCACGTCAGGGACCGGCTCGGAGGTGACGCTGGCAGCGGTCATCAGCGACCCGGAGCGCTCAGTCAAACTGCCGTTTGCGTCGTACTACCTGATGCCCAACGCGACCATTCTTGACCCGCGGATGACGCTGACCCTGCCCGCCCACATCACCGCGATGACCGGCATGGACGCCATGACCCACGCGGTCGAGGCCTACACCTGTCTGGCCGCCAACCCGATTAGTGATGCCTACGCCACCGCCGCCATCCAGAAGATCGCCAACAACCTACTCACCGCCATCGACGAGCCGAAGAACGCCGACGCGCGGCTGGAGCTGGCGCAGGCCTCCACCATGGCCGGCATCGCCTTCTCGAACGCCATGGTCGGGCTGGTGCATTCGCTGGGCCACGCCACTGGTGCGGTTTGCCACCTGCCGCACGGCCTGTGCATGAGCCTCTACCTGCCCTACGCGCTGGAATTCAACAAGTCGGTCAACGGCGCGCGCATCGGCGAGCTGCTGTTGCCACTGGCAGGCGCCGAGGTCTATGCCAAAACCCCGCCGGCACAACGCGCGCAGGCCGCCATCGACTTCATTCGCCGACTGCGTGACCAACTCCACGCCAAGACCCAATTGCCGCGCACCCTGCAGGAGACCGGCAAGGTCAGGCGCGATCAACTGGGCGAAATTGCCGACCGGGCGCTCAATGACGGGTCGATTATTTTCAACCCCAAGGAAGCGGATCTTGGGCAGCTTGAGGCGATACTCGAGAAGGCTTGGGGGTGA